The Hordeum vulgare subsp. vulgare chromosome 4H, MorexV3_pseudomolecules_assembly, whole genome shotgun sequence genomic interval TcatattatgttctccgctagatatgaactttggagtgattctttgtcgcacgttaagggatgatcatatgaatttattatgttagcattgttgagagattgcactagtgaaagtatgaaccctaggccttatttgaaagcatttcaatatcgtttatgctcacttttattacttgttgccttgtttttattttttcaggttacaaaaacctataactactatccatactacaattgtatcaccatctcttcgccaaactagtgcacctatacaatatgCCATTGTACTGGGTTTGTTGGGGGGTACAAGAGATTTtcgtgtatttgattgcagggttgtttgagagagaccgtcTTCATCATACACCTCCCAGAGAttggtaaaccttaggtcatccatatGAGGGAAAATTGCCACTGTCCtataaaactctgcgcttggagtccCAACACAGTCTACAAGAATGTAGTAGACATCATGAGCccacagggcgcgccctgggggtagGGCGCCCTGAGCTCGTGACCCCCCGTAATGTGTTTTTACCTAATTCCACCTATGTATATTCTTAAATATTCCCAAAACATCACAGGGAGCCCCGaaatactttttccgccgccacaagtcttCGTTCCACCATGATTACATGTGGAGGCCTTTTCAAGTActttgtcggagggggaatcgaacaTGTAGGCCATCTACTTCAACCTTCTtttctccatgatgatgtgtgtgcagttcactacagacctacgggtccatagctagtagctatatggctctctctctctctctccctctttgatcttcaataccatgttctcctcgatcttcttggatatctatctaatgtaatatttgtgtggtgtgtttgttgggacccaatgaattgtgagtttatgatgagattattcaTTAAAAGTAAGTGAGTCATCTCCAAAATTTACCATGACTtactttgcatgattattatagctatgTACTTTTTCTGATCTATGAGTCTTCTTTGGCCAACTACATGATTAGATCTTCAGAGGGAGTGatgcatagtagtaggttcaatcttgcggagTCCTCACCTGGTGATAGAAGGAGTAGCAAGGCACATACTTGTATtgatgctactaaggataaaacgacggggtaTGAACATATTGCATGtcatactttgtctacatcatgtcatattacttaatgcattactctctttgttatgaacttaatacctagaaaGGCAAGCACAAAAGCGCtctcgaagtggagtaatagcagtagatgcaaaATTGTCTCGGTCTACTTGTCacggacgtgatgactatatgcatgatcattgccatgaatagcatcataactatgcgcttttctatcaattgcccaatagtaatttgtttaaccACCGTATGTTAtgttcttgagagagatgcctctagtgaaaactatggcccctaggtctattcCAAATATTTAACTAATATTCATTTACTTGCTGCAATTTACTTACCgtttatttattttgtattttatCTATCTATTACTCCTAGATTTGATCCTTGCAATTAacgagtacaaggggattgacaaccctcttgcccgcgttgggtgcaagtatttgctctTGTTTATGCAATAACTGTCGACGGTTGATTGCGTgcttctcctattggtttgataaaccttggttctccccGAGGAAAATACTTGTTACTACTTTACTACATCAATCCCTTCCTCTTGAGGGAAAAACCCAACACATTTACAAAGTATCATGTTCCACTTGAACTTCCACACaacaatcttgatgacaatcaccacttgatgtcatcctccatgtgtTGTATAAAATCTTTCCATCGATGCAAGACCATGGAAATATACCCAACCCTACATAGAAACCTCACAAAGACCattggttagtacacaaagtgtaatggacaatgcttaccataccatgggatcacctgGTCTCACTCGGTATGACCTCtacgttttgtgtgttgatcaacttgattcactctttgacttagtcttaatCAACCTTGAATCCTTCCAACACTCTTCATTAACATGATGTCTTGAAGGTGAACATGAATGATCGATCATACAATCTTTTCCTTCAAGACATGCTTTAATAGGCTCAACACTcgcatgaccaatctttggataactcCTTGAAAAACACCTTGGTCAACAAATAATTTTCTTCTAATAACCTTGAAACCGACAAATGGTCCTCAAGCAATGCCTATGGACAAACCCTTCAAATCTAACTCAAGGAAACCATTAGACCATAGGGAATATCATCAATTAGCAAAATCAAACGTGGGGGTAGCATGCTCTTTCAAGCAACGACCAAACATGGGGATATCTTCACAAGTGATAGGAGAAATATGCCAATAACATATAGGTGTgaaatctctatgaatgaagaactggcaaaaactccaacataaaaaacataATAGATGATTCATATGAAATCCGTTTTCGATCAACTTGAATTTGTTATGAAGATGACCACAAGCTCAAAAACTCATATAGAGAAAAGCCAAACGAGAACCAAGAAAGAGTATGCCAAGGATGCAAAGTTTTGAGATCTCTACAAGCGATATGATCAAAAAACTCACTCGAGAGACCCCCTTGATAGTATGACTATCAATCCTATAACGAGGTATCACAACTAACACCATTGGACCGGTTAAATATAAAACATATCACTGACAAACCTTTGCCTtggcatagtccacttgagctagatgatgatgttaTTGTCCTCCTCAAGTTGGACCACCTTTATTAATTgcgctggctcgatgaagactagtagatagctccccatactccactattggTGATCctctcttcaacacatcttcacttGTCCATTGcaacacaatggacgacaagcttcatgcATGATCTCTTTGTGATTCTCTACTTGAGCTTGCACACCGCgaccttgatgacgatcaccacatgATGTCATCCTTCACGGGTTGTATAAGATTTTATatcgatgcaagcccatggaaagatACCTAACCCAACGTAGAAACCTCACAAAGACCATTGGTTAGTACTCAAAGCGTAATGggtaatgcttaccataccatgggatcacttgatcccactcGGAACGACttctacactttgtgtgttgaccaACTTGATTTATTCTTCGACTTAGTATTGATCAACCTTGGATCTTTCCAACACTCTTCATTaagatgatgtcttgaagatAAACATGAATTATCACATaaccttcttcttcaagacatgcttgcaataggCTCAACACTCACATGACCAATCATTTGGATAACTCCTTGAATAACACCTTGGTCAACACATAATCTTCTTCTAATAACCTTGAAATCAAAAAATGGTCTTCAAGCATTGCCTATAGACAAACccttcaaatataactcaaggcaaccattagttcatagggattgtcatcagttaccaaaaccaAACATGGGGCACCATATTCTTTCAGCTGCGGGAGTGTGGGAAGGCCCTATTTTCGTGTTTCAGATAGGTGCCCGTTGTCCGTAGCTTTGGCCCTACCGACAGCGGTGGCAGTAGTGCATAAGAAAAATGTATTTGGTGGTGCTTTGGTGAAGTTGGGGGTGACGTCTGACCGGGGAATAATATTTCCTTGACCATTCACATCCCAATGGTCTTGTTTGCGGCAACGTTACTGGTTTGTGAGGTCATATTCCTACCATATATTCTAAATGTCGAGGCTCGGCTTCACATGGTATGTCACACAATGGTGGTGTTGTGGCTTCGGTTTGCAGCCTGTTCATCCGACCCCATCTCTGTTACGTTGATCTGCCCTCCGATGCCGTTGTGACCGTGTGAGGCCTAAGAGAGTTAATGGAGGTCATGATCTTGGATTTGTGACTCGGTTGTGACGGCTTATTTTCCAGGGTGATGGTCCAACACGACTGTGGTCTTGATGACTTTTCGACCCTGATCAACAACAATAGGTTAGCTCCATTGGTCCGttcgagaggaagaagatggtgagGCATCAAAGACGTGGATTTCTTTAATTTCTTAGGGTTCTTTATACTACATGTTTGGTTAATACTCCTCCGTTCTGAATTATTTGTCggcatctagacaaatctaagacaagtaatTAGGGACGAAGGTAATAGATCTTGGTGAAGAACAAAAGATACATAGAAGAGGAATATGCACAAGCTGTCTTTTAGACCATGCAAGAGAGTTGGATGTATTCATCATTAGGTAGAAAGAAATCACAATCCCAAAGATAGCACAGCACAATGTTGTTTGTCGAGACAGTGAACCAGCGGTTCAAAGCTGCTGTTCCTTTGCCATAGTGAAGAGATAATGCATATACATGAACGGAGAGATTATCAAACAAACACACGAACGAAACCACACTAATCCAAGGCTTGCACTAATCACGAATTGCCGACCAAATGATTTATTTATTCTCTCTTGCCTCCAATTTTAGCCAAGAAACTAGTAAAACACATCAATAAGAAAAATGCAAGTCCTGAACTCCCTGCAGGAGGAGGCAAAAGATCAGAATCAATGATTTGAAAGCAGCAAAAACAGAAAAATGCCCGTGGAGATTATAATGACAGGGAACTCTTCAGCACGATCTTTGCCAACTCCTGCACAACCATCGATTGCCTTTCTTTGTTTAATCCCCGAGTCCCAACTACAGTCCTACCGTCCGTGTTTCTCGTTTCGCCGAGTGCGTCATCCGGTTCAAATCAAATCACTCATATGAGACCACCCCCGGCACATTACTCTACTGGTACTCACCTAATCATGATCCTAATTGTTTACTCGGACCATTATTCTTATGATGATCATCCTGCACTCCTGTTCTCAGTTTCTCACTCATTGCACCCTTTCAATGGTCTCACGGACGATCGATCGAAGCCGTGCATATTGTATCTGCATCGGTTTTTCTATTCCGCGGTGGCGCGAAATTCAGCGGTCTCCGGTAGCTGTCCGGCATCTCCAACTGGAATGAATGCTGCGTGTGTTAAACAATGGCAGCAAGCTGCGCTGATGTTGAAAGCGCAATGGTCAGACTTGTCTGCGCGCGGAACATTCCGTTTCTGAACCCCCCCAAGATCACGAGTATAAATGCCGGCACACGCGCACTGGCAATTTGGCATCTACTCCAAGAGATACACACGTACTCATCCAGCCGTCGAACAGCGTACGTCTGGTCGTCTATAGTGCCAGGAGATCGATCATCGATCAATGGAGTCCTCGGAGGCGAGCTGGCACTCGTTCGACCCGTCGGTGGCCGTGGAGGACTCCGAGGAGATGGCGCGGCTGCTCGGGGTGCAGTTCTTCGGCAACGAGCAGAAGCAGCATCCGGCCGCGGTGCCGCCGTCGTCCATGTACTGGCCTGGCCAGGAGGCTGCTGACCAGTACTACACCTCTGCGCCGTACTACATGCAGATGCAGGAGCACGCCTCGGCCGGCGCAGGTTACCACAGTCACGGCTACTACGACGGCGGTGCCATGgccggtgacttcttcgtggcgCCGGAGGAGCAGATCATGGCCGATCCGGCTGGGTTCATGGTCGACCTGAACCTCCAGTTTGACGACCAGGACGACGGCGCCGGCACGTCGGCGGCGGCGTGCAAGAGGAAGTTCGGCGACCAGAACGGCACTCAGAGCGACACGGTCGCCGCGCCGAAGAAGAAGGCGCGCTCCACGGCACCGCCGGTACGTGAAAACGTGTCCTGAGTTCCTGACTGCTCTTGACATAATATGTCACAGGATCAGGGTGCCTGACTACGATGAATCTCTTTCTGATCGATGCAGGTGCAGAGGAAGGGCAAGAGCAGCGCGCAACCCAAGAAGGCTCCCAAGGGCTCGTGCAGCCGAGGCGCCCACGAAGAGAGCAATGGCgaggccaacaacaacaacgtgccCAGCTCCAGCAACTACCTCTCCGACGAGGAGGGCTCGCTGGAGATGACCTCCTGCAGCAACATGAGCTCTGCGTCCAAGAAGACGTCGTCGTCGCGGGGTGACCACGGCGGCGGCGCCAAGGCGAGGGCCGGGCGCGGAGCGGCCACCGACCCGCAGAGCCTCTACGCCAGGGTAAGCTAATCATTAGATGTACCAACGCAGTCGGTCGAATGCGCGGGAAAAAAAAACGCAGTCGGTCGCAACGTCGTGATGAAGTCTGAATATTAATCtgaaaaaatgtttgtgttgtcGTTAGCAGAAACGTAGAGAAAAGATCAATGAGCGGCTGAAAGTGCTGCAGCACCTCATCCCTAACGGAACCAAGGTAGGATTTCTTAATCATTCGAACTACGACAACACAGTTGTTGTACTGAGATACAAATATCTGGGGAAACGATGATGTGGTTCTGAGTTCTAATGCATGCGAGATTAATTTGGGTTTCAGGTAGACATCAGCACGATGCTGGAAGAAGCAGTTCACTACATCAAGTTCATGCAGCTCCAGATCAAGGTCGGTTCCGGCGAAATTCCAACCATATACGATTACCCTTTTTATGAGAAATCTATGGATGCCTTTTCAGGACTGCACTTTAATTTGTTCTCAGAAGATTAATAATACTCCCGTTTTTGCACAGCTTTTGAGCTCGGACGACATGTGGATGTTCGCGCCGATCGCCTACAACGGGTTCAACGTCGGCCTCGACCTCAAGATCGCCCCACCGCAACAATGATCAGCTCTGGAGCCAACGAGGCTCGAGCGAATTCCTCGGCAGTTCATATGTGCGTTCGTGCACGATGATTATAAAGTGTTTAGATTATTCCTTCCTGGATTTTATTTCAGTCAGAAAATAACAGATGAACGCCATATATACGGAGTATAATACAAATTGAACGATATCTTACCGTTTCACCCTTTGTCCTCGAGATGAATCATGTTTCCACGGACACCAATAGTTTCTCCTTTGTTTTCTCGATATTAACTACTACCTCTGtccaaaacgctcttatattatgaatCGGAGAGAGTAATTCTCAATAGATAGGTGTAACTTATGATGTATGATTAAACGTGAGGTCTATAGGGAGCGTGGATATACTGAACCCATGGACATATGAACCTGCTTTCTAAAATTGCATTTTAAACGCGTTTTAAAGTGTCAAAAAATTCAAAACGAAATTTCACACATACATCTTCTCAACAAGCGTGCCTGGCACAAAGTTTTGTGAAAGAATCTCTTTTTATTTTGCCTCGGTGAGAAAAAATTCCAATGCTTCTAAATAGCGTTTCATGACATatttttttttgtcttttttgcacagaccAGAGAAACAGTTATTTTTCCATGAAATTTTCTATGTGCACATAAAATATGAAGATGTATGCGTATaacttttttcagaatttttgggcatttaaaaatagatttttcaaAATGGGTTCACATGCCCATGGGTTCATCCATGACTCTTTCGGTCTACAGGCTGCTATGTTCTGAGAGAGAAGAAGTCCTATCTCTCATCCTTTCAGGGATTTCAATTCCAACATACCAGAGGGGGAAGCCAGTAGTGTTGATCACCGTTGTGCAAAGGAACCACTTAAATTATTAGATGATCCCCTTATGTTCGGTGTAATCCCTGTCTCCTGATTGTGACAATCGGATAGGTTTCCACCAAGCGATAAATAAATTACcttgaaaagaaaataaaaaaaaacattaGACATGAAGTCCAAGAAGAAGAAAGGCATGATCTTAAGCATGACGATCAATCGAGAGAATAGAGAAGGCATATACTCGATAAATAGTTTTGAACTGGATGAGGTATATATAGAGGAAGCCCGAAGGACAACACAAGCTATGTTCGGCTCGCGGGGCTAGGTGGTGCACCCCGACGCTAGAGCGTGTGGGCCCATCACCGGCCCCTAAACCTTTCCTTTCACAATCTTTGTCTTTTTGAAATTTGAGATCTTTAgggtatttttttgaaaaaatctagAGTTCGGGAATGTTCCTAAAACAAACAACATAAAAGCATGCAACTCTGACATATGCCAATTTATTAGTAAGTTGGTCCTAAAAATATGTTGGGGTTTTCCTCCTTCGTCGACTCGTTGAGCATGGCTTCTTGATTGGACCTGTGTTGACTTGGCTTGACTTCGATATTTATCATGTGCATGTCATGTAAGAATTAGTGGGACCGTCGGGTCAGATTAGCTATCCTAGAATAGATAGCAGGTTTTATATGAGGGTCCACTGATGCACGATAGaatggtgatatcggtatgtcatCGAACTATTACAAATGGAAAATAGTTGGTTGATTTTTCATTTACTAAATGTAAGGGAGGAAAAAAACATGATATGTAATCAATTTGATATTTATCAAATATGTGGCATGTAAGATTGCACATCTTCAAAAAGatgtgataaattataattcaattaATCAGATTATATCTTATGAGAGAtctagcaaaaccattatgagtaTGTAAAAAAAATGTACTGAATATGATCAATATACGCTCATAAAGCAATTCAACACCATTTTCATTTGAATCGATTTACCCTATAATTAGGAAAAAAAATGCTCTAAATTTCAAAGTTTTAGCACTTAAGTTGTCAATTTCATGATTTTGTGTGGACAAGAGATGCATAAGTTGAAGATATGTCTATTCAGAAGATGAAGTACCTAAAATAGCCTAGATGGATTCGTTTTGGAGTGGTCTTGGCTTGCATTTGCCATCATCTCGGGTGGTGCGCGGTCTCTTGGCCGACGTGGATGTCGGAACGACGGTTCCGGACCTCGTCTTCATGGAGGGGTGTTGGCATTGGTCACATGGGTGTCAATGTCGTTGGCCATCTTGGTGCGTGGCCTTAGGGTCGGCGTGGATGTTGGAGCGGCGGCTCCGAATTTGGTTGTGTTTTGCCACCTTTGGTTGCTCGAGTGATGAAGCTGGTGGCTAGCCTGGTGCGCGGCCTCGATATCGGCGTGTGCGGTCACCGTCTGTACGTCGGAGCGGCAGCTCCGGATTTAGATGTAGGGTGTCGGGTTCGGTTGACTGGGCAGCGGGGCAGGCGACTCGCATGATGCGCGACCTCAGGGTCGGCGTGGATGCCGGAGCGGCGGCTTCGGGTTTGGTTGTAGGGTGTCAGCTACAGGTTGTTCGAGTGACGGAGCCGGCGGTTCGCCTGGTGCGCGGCCTTGGGGTCGGCTTGGTTTGTTGGTGCCCTATTGAGGACGTGTTATAACGGTTTTCGTCCGGTTTTCCGTTAATTAACCGGACAACTATTTTCTACCTTTTTAATTGATCTGGCCCTAAGAGACCGTGCTTAAAAAAAGCCAGATAATGGCTCGGTAATCTATTATATTGTCGAATGTGCTGGAAAAAAAGGGTCATTCATTTTGGATTTTATGGCCAAAGTGTCCTAGATTAAAATTTGGTATGACACATACGTCCCTCATAAAGTTTGATGATTTGAAGAATATTGCAACTCTTAAGTTGTGATCTCCCTGATTATCAATATATTTCTAGAAAAAATGTAGTGCAAATGGACAATGAATTTTTCAACATGATTCCACGCGTACCCATTATATAGACcagtaaaatattatttttagaaAATATATATGTTTGAATATTTTGGGTATCGAACTTGATCGACCATTCTAGTCATGTGTGAAGTTTTGCAAAGAAATGACATCCTTAGTATTCCGAGCAAAACAGTAAAAAATCGGAGCTATAAAAAACTCTGTTTGACTAAACAAGTAAGGCCCTGACTGTATTTTCTTCATTAGGAATACTATAGGAGCTCcccgcaaaaaaaataaaatgagagaatactATTGGAGCGTCAAGGTcagtaaaaaaatgtttttcttttTTGCGAATCAGTAAAAAAATATTAATCGGCTTCTTAAGGCGGGCCGAAGTCGACTCATTGCCGGTTGCCTCGTGGCCCAGCTACGACCTCATTAAGGCAAATAAAAGGCTGTTTTCTTGCGTACAGGGCCACACCGTCCTCAATCGGTCGGTaagttctcaaaaaaaaaaaaaaaaagtaggtCGGTGTGTCCGCCGCCGCATCAGAGATAGCCGCCACGCCACGGCCACGCGGCCTCGCCGCCCGGAGCCCAGCCCGCCTCTCCTTCCCTGCCCGTCCGGCCCTCGGCTCCATCCCCCCCGCCCCCCGCTGCGTGCGCCCCTGACGGCCTGACCCCGGCCGCCTGTCGCCCCTGGCTCAGGCGGTCCGGCCCTCTGCCCCCCTGCAAATCCGGCGGAGGCCGCCGCTGCTCACTCAGTCTCGCAGCAAGTGAGCAACCGAAAACCCCCAATTTCTTATTTAGTGTTTGCTTTTTTGCACTGTTTTATCCAGTACACGACCACAAATATAACTTTGCACATTATTTCGACCTCAATTAGCTTTATTGATAGAAAATGTTTTTTCttacagaattgttgaagtatgtACTATGTAAACTGTTTTATGCAAAACTGAGATTTGATTGAGAATTTTAGTGTGTTTGTAAGATCATATTAATCTAGTTCTATATGATATTGGTAATTAGTTAGAACTTTCGCATATCAGATTGCTTATCAATAAAAAGTTGGGGTGGACCACCCTGTTGTCAAATGCTAGCTCCGCCGCTGCCTTACATCGTTTGTCATGTGAAATTGTAGTTCAGTTCAATTGCTGTAATCCCTGCATCAATTTATTGGCCGTATAGCCACTTGATAGTCGAAAAGGCAATCTTCTTTGCGTAGCCATGCTTTCTTCTAAACCCCAACTGAGCGAGTGTCTACAACATATTTGTGTTTGTATCTGTTTATCAATCTCAAATCATATTTGTGGGTATCTCCAAGACTCGATTTTAGCTGTGATGGAAAATAATATCCCTTTTCATCCACATTTGTAAAACAAGCATGAGTCAAAGCCTTTTAACAGCAGTGGTATGGAGGAATTTTGCACATGGTGGCACTTTGAACTAGGGGCATGTTTGAATGCACTCTTTACATAACAAAACTTGCTCCATCCGTGTTACGCACTTGTACATTGGTTTACACAGCGTGCACTGGATAATCTTAACTTCATTATGGTGATTCTTGTTAGTTAAGTCAGGTAAACCTAGGAGTACGGAGTACCCATGTGCTAATAATGCTAATTGCTGTGGAAATATTTAGTACTGACTGTCTAATGGGGCTAGTCTAGTTAATTGGGTGTGGAATATATATCTCTACTAGCATACATGATTTCCATGCTTTTTTTTCTGTGTATATTGATGTATCATACACGTGAGACTCAAATATTGTACTAGCTATCGAAACTTAGTATGGGTTCTCAATGCATTTTTTTCTGTCTCTATTGATGTATCATAAGCATGAGACTCAagtattgtactccctccgtcccaaaataagtgtcgctgctttagtattaaatttgtactaacttagtactaaatttgtgacacttattttgggacggagggagtactagctaTCGAAACTTAGTACTGGTTCTCGTCTATTTCTGGATCCTCCCCTTTTGGTAAATATACAGTATGCAAGGACAGCTTCTAGCTTGATTTGAAATAATTTCTAATCAGCCAAATAATTTGCAGGGAGCAGTATAAAGTTTTTCTTCTGTCAAGAGGGGCAGGTGTTCTCTCATTTCCTCAAGTAGAGCAGAAGCAGTATAAATTTATTTGGTGATAATGGAACCAAAGCATTCTGCTGAAATGTCCAGGTGCAACATGTTGACTAATCTTTGGCCACAAATGAGCCCTAACGATTTCAATTGTTTATATAACATAGAAATGATCTGCAGGCATTTGGACAAGCAAAGTCATGCCCTAATGGAAACATACCGAGCAATGTCCCATGAGTTGCATAAACTACAGGTGAGCCTCAGATACTACTAAGCTTTTATGTTAAGAAGGAATCTCAGGGGTATTTCTTTAGTAATCAGTTGCTGTCATTTATATAGGTTGAAGAGGAAACAATCATGCGCAAATTGTATGAGCTGATGTCTGCAAAAGGGCTTCTTCCAAAGGTACATTGTTGATGCTGCTGTTCTGAATTTAGACCGTTGGAGCTGATGAGCTTAGCATCACGTTTACCATTCAACCAACTGCAACTTTATATATTTATACGGTAAAATACAGCCAACAGTTCAGATTTACTAATAACTGAAATATACAGtgcagaaaataaatgataaattCGTAAGACAATGAGGAATTTGATTTTAGGAGTAAATAACCTGTCATACTGCTAAGACTTTCCTGGTATTTCTAAATGGTAACCCTTACTTGTTTCTCTATACTGATTAAGCCTTTTTATTTTAAGTTGGACAAATAACTAGTAGAATAGCATTCTTTGGTAATATGGCTCGTCTACTGAAGTAGAACCAATTGTTACTGAATATTAAGTGATATAACTGAGGATACATTAATTTTTAACTTGAATTGCTAGCAGTCATTTTTGGGGTTTGCATTTTTTATTATTCAAACAATTTGGCATTCATGTTTTAGTTAAAGAGATGCTGATTGAACTAGCATTTTCTCACGCAGCTTTTGTACCACGTGCTGAAGCAAAATTAGCATTTTTTAGAAGCCGTTGTAAATGTAAAGCTGAGCTAATCTCAAACCTATCTGCACATAAGTGCGTTGACACTTCAAGAGAGAATCACTGATTCCTAAGAAAAGCCTACTTTCTCCACTTATGGTTTCATGCATTCATGAACGGAGGCCATAAAGAAACGCTTATTTAGTCCATTTTTTCTGTCTTGGGCTCTTGAAACGTAAGACAATCAACTTCATTTCATGCTGCACTGCCTCCTTTAACCAATCTCCCAATAATTGATGCAGCACAAGGAAAAAAGGCAGCCAGAGAAAGCAGGGGAATCAAGCCAGGAAAACGAAGAACAGGAACAATAGAATGTCAACTGTGAATCTGCAATATATGATGTTACATGGGGATGCAAGTTTGGCTGAATAGCAACCGATCTTAGGTATCCAGTCCAATGGATATACTGTAGTGAACTTCTCGTCTCAGTTCCAGCAGTTTGTTTCCCTGTAATTTTCCAAACTGCACAATGGAATCTTGAATCTGGCTATTGTTCTGTGAGGAATTTTGAGACGTTAGTAGATTCCTGGACAGTGAATATGAAATGCTTAACAGGCTAGATAATTTTCATCATTGCTacttactccctccatttctaaatacaagtctttttagagattttactacggactacatacgaagcaaaatggatGAATTTACACTTTAAATTGAAgtctgtctatatacattcgtatgtagtctgcagtaaaatcttttaaaagacttatatttaagaatgaaGGGAGTAATATATTTTCCATTCCCGCGATACTGACAACTCTGCATTAGAGCAAGTACagtagagctgagtcagctggctataaggaataaagtagtatatttttgtttagttggaggagagagaagaggagagagaaagtAAGCGGgttcttagctaagagccagctctagcacgtgctcctaggcactttgtgagtatgaaaggtgaaccatataataaataagtagtaCACTTTTCGAACCAATtattgtacatgttagctataagataagctataggtgacatggcatgagcttacagccggctctactattgtacttgctcttacgaCGCTGGATGCATTCAATGTGCATTGGGTAGTGGGACACAGTTCTCGTGTAGTCTATGCATAATCTTTCAAGCTTTAGCACGGTCAGTGTATGGATGGAATTACCTTCTGATGCATGTTAGCATTCTACAATCACAGGTGTGCCCATAATCGGGTCGCGGCCAGGATAACTTTGAGCTTG includes:
- the LOC123446866 gene encoding transcription factor RSL2-like encodes the protein MESSEASWHSFDPSVAVEDSEEMARLLGVQFFGNEQKQHPAAVPPSSMYWPGQEAADQYYTSAPYYMQMQEHASAGAGYHSHGYYDGGAMAGDFFVAPEEQIMADPAGFMVDLNLQFDDQDDGAGTSAAACKRKFGDQNGTQSDTVAAPKKKARSTAPPVQRKGKSSAQPKKAPKGSCSRGAHEESNGEANNNNVPSSSNYLSDEEGSLEMTSCSNMSSASKKTSSSRGDHGGGAKARAGRGAATDPQSLYARKRREKINERLKVLQHLIPNGTKVDISTMLEEAVHYIKFMQLQIKLLSSDDMWMFAPIAYNGFNVGLDLKIAPPQQ
- the LOC123446868 gene encoding uncharacterized protein LOC123446868 yields the protein MEPKHSAEMSRHLDKQSHALMETYRAMSHELHKLQVEEETIMRKLYELMSAKGLLPKHKEKRQPEKAGESSQENEEQEQ